In the genome of Natronorubrum sediminis, one region contains:
- a CDS encoding N-acyl homoserine lactonase family protein, translating to MVDATLSVLERGTITTDVNNIIEGQTLGTADEPNPQTLMGDGPVYNLVIDHPEATILWDTGSHPEADSGHWPDDLYAAFEHTGLRPLEDDLADAGYTISDIDCVIQTHLHLDHAGGLQVFAGTETPIYVHKRELEFAYYSAKTDEGDDAYIAGDFDHDLNWRIVHDDREQHFTDLEFVHLPGHTPGLLGVKLELDGVGTVVLAGDQAYTRANYHGELPMGGALLWSKRHWLESLRTVQDLERRHDATVICGHDGDDLEVLADLP from the coding sequence ATGGTCGATGCGACGCTTTCAGTACTCGAGCGCGGGACGATCACGACCGACGTGAACAACATCATCGAGGGCCAGACGCTGGGCACGGCCGACGAGCCGAATCCGCAGACGCTGATGGGTGATGGCCCCGTCTACAACCTCGTGATCGACCACCCCGAGGCGACGATCCTCTGGGACACCGGCTCTCATCCCGAGGCGGATTCGGGCCACTGGCCCGACGACCTCTACGCCGCGTTCGAACACACCGGGCTGCGTCCGCTCGAGGACGACCTCGCCGACGCCGGCTACACCATCTCAGATATCGACTGCGTAATCCAGACGCATCTCCACCTCGATCACGCCGGCGGCCTCCAGGTTTTCGCGGGCACTGAGACGCCAATCTACGTCCACAAACGGGAACTCGAGTTCGCCTACTACAGCGCAAAGACCGACGAGGGCGACGACGCCTACATCGCCGGGGACTTCGATCACGACCTGAACTGGCGGATCGTTCACGACGACAGAGAACAACACTTCACGGATCTCGAGTTCGTCCACCTCCCCGGCCACACGCCAGGGTTACTCGGCGTGAAACTCGAACTCGACGGCGTCGGAACGGTCGTTCTCGCCGGCGATCAGGCCTACACACGCGCGAACTATCACGGCGAACTCCCGATGGGCGGCGCATTGCTCTGGAGCAAACGCCACTGGCTCGAGAGTCTCCGAACGGTCCAAGACCTCGAGCGTCGCCACGACGCGACCGTTATCTGCGGACACGACGGCGACGATCTCGAGGTGTTGGCGGATCTACCGTAG
- a CDS encoding glycosyltransferase family 2 protein, translated as MKLSVVVSTLNDREQLLSCLDALTERTPDATEIIVVNGPSSDGTSGVVRDRSDVDVLVEISERNSNVSRNAGFESATGEVVAFLDGEYTVSHSWYDAIEATITSGTDVVTGPVTGRDTDYERSARTVAGRQVTEFDGTNVAFARTVLEALDGFDEALEVGGERDCAHRVAGFDFDVTWNAEMAANDELGTDGGTPDREWGMAYHSFAYRLTKNYGPRPTIFARIFGSALRDGVGGVRSIVAGEETPTDWTSDGTDVVSNIARGIASGLRARYTDRSAKRNPHGISTRHDRAVQLYDRR; from the coding sequence ATGAAGCTCTCGGTCGTCGTCTCGACGCTCAACGATCGGGAGCAGTTGCTCTCGTGTCTCGATGCGCTCACCGAACGGACCCCGGACGCGACGGAGATTATCGTCGTCAACGGGCCGTCGTCCGATGGCACGTCCGGTGTGGTCCGTGATCGATCCGACGTCGACGTGCTCGTCGAAATTTCCGAACGGAACTCGAACGTCTCGAGAAACGCCGGGTTCGAGAGTGCGACCGGCGAGGTCGTCGCATTCCTCGACGGCGAGTACACCGTTTCTCACAGCTGGTACGACGCCATCGAAGCGACGATCACGTCCGGAACGGACGTCGTCACCGGTCCCGTTACGGGTCGTGACACCGACTACGAACGGTCGGCCAGAACGGTCGCCGGTCGGCAAGTGACAGAGTTCGACGGCACCAACGTTGCGTTCGCACGCACCGTTCTCGAGGCGTTAGATGGCTTCGACGAGGCGCTCGAGGTTGGTGGCGAACGAGACTGTGCACATCGGGTCGCCGGATTCGACTTCGACGTTACCTGGAACGCGGAGATGGCGGCGAACGACGAACTCGGGACCGACGGGGGGACGCCCGATCGAGAGTGGGGGATGGCCTATCATTCGTTCGCGTACCGACTCACGAAGAATTACGGCCCGCGACCGACGATTTTCGCCCGAATTTTCGGTAGTGCGCTCCGCGACGGCGTTGGCGGCGTTCGAAGCATTGTCGCCGGGGAGGAAACGCCGACGGACTGGACGTCGGATGGCACCGACGTCGTCTCGAATATCGCGCGCGGAATTGCCAGCGGACTCCGCGCTCGCTACACCGATCGCTCGGCAAAACGCAATCCACACGGTATCTCGACTCGTCACGACCGAGCGGTTCAACTCTACGACCGCCGGTAA
- a CDS encoding gluconate 2-dehydrogenase subunit 3 family protein, with protein sequence MPDDETGPDGEAKFDFTRRGAMMSGGAFIGASILTRRARAETTDFSLEDVEEAEIEKQGLQFFTLEQAEIVQEMANRIYPSDDNGPGAPEAGVVYFIDRQMNQDWGQGERWYMDGPFPGVEQLELDTAVEAADPVGDPTEAEGVGTPPAHTEEAETDDGEDDEDDGDDENSANGENNEDNTADSIAFTATDAGIQEVDEGDDDDTDGADEEMAEDDGEETPDEFEEEPDDPDDEETEVAWADEEPAAGQGWQHPMTPADAYTYSIDFVEAYCEEEYDESFVDLGGEEQDDVIQALEDDEVETFEGLEPSDFFLLLRENTLEGMFSDPMYGGNQEMVGWRLKNFPGSPGALGSFREHIEDDEYQEVDEPRSIADDVEEIGLNPDGDHDH encoded by the coding sequence ATGCCGGACGACGAGACTGGACCGGACGGAGAGGCGAAGTTCGACTTCACACGACGAGGCGCGATGATGAGCGGGGGCGCGTTCATCGGCGCGAGCATCCTCACGAGACGGGCGCGAGCGGAGACGACCGACTTCTCGCTCGAGGACGTCGAGGAAGCCGAAATCGAAAAGCAGGGACTACAGTTCTTCACGCTCGAGCAGGCCGAAATCGTCCAGGAGATGGCGAATCGGATCTACCCCTCGGACGACAACGGCCCCGGCGCGCCCGAGGCGGGCGTCGTCTACTTCATCGATCGACAGATGAACCAGGACTGGGGGCAAGGCGAGCGCTGGTACATGGACGGGCCGTTTCCCGGCGTCGAGCAACTCGAGTTGGATACGGCGGTCGAAGCGGCCGATCCGGTCGGCGATCCTACCGAGGCCGAAGGCGTCGGAACGCCGCCAGCCCACACCGAGGAAGCAGAGACGGACGACGGCGAGGATGACGAAGACGACGGGGACGACGAGAACAGCGCGAATGGGGAGAACAATGAGGACAACACTGCTGACTCGATTGCGTTCACTGCTACCGACGCAGGTATCCAAGAAGTCGACGAGGGAGATGACGACGACACGGACGGTGCGGACGAGGAGATGGCCGAAGACGACGGTGAAGAGACTCCTGATGAGTTCGAAGAGGAGCCAGACGATCCGGACGACGAGGAGACCGAAGTCGCGTGGGCGGACGAGGAGCCAGCGGCGGGTCAGGGCTGGCAACACCCCATGACACCCGCGGACGCGTATACGTACTCGATCGACTTCGTCGAGGCGTACTGTGAGGAGGAGTACGACGAGAGTTTCGTCGACCTCGGGGGCGAGGAGCAAGACGACGTTATTCAGGCCTTAGAGGACGACGAGGTCGAGACGTTCGAGGGACTCGAGCCGAGTGACTTCTTCCTCCTCTTGCGCGAGAACACGCTCGAGGGCATGTTTTCCGACCCGATGTACGGCGGGAATCAGGAGATGGTCGGCTGGCGGCTGAAGAACTTCCCCGGCTCTCCCGGCGCACTGGGGAGCTTTCGAGAACACATCGAGGACGACGAGTACCAAGAGGTGGACGAACCTCGGAGCATCGCGGACGACGTCGAAGAAATCGGCCTCAATCCGGACGGGGACCACGACCATTGA
- the artA gene encoding archaeosortase A, with the protein MTMSFAFSTAESVSVVGLEAAGTTPALLSSVGMTDALAWVAIGAFFLALGLEWQGAREPARYLGTGAWLTFGLFWLTMVPYYYADAQSPLQTVLAVVALPLCAYTGYLLWNGRRSLFLLTKAIALMGLIYLPAETIPFVRQWLIETTAAQTHVAMELLGHSPGINEGTNGYESRFDFDPDKTVTGRTTYIVLACTGLGSMAIFGGLIAAVNAPFKRKAAAFSLSIVVIWFLNLVRNVFIGLASPWGWFQQEWLVSFMTTYMGAQPDRVSYLVAHNYISQVLAVVALVGITYVLVKILPEILAPLEEVLFVLTGTEYDLFEALGKPDARPDHRYSSQ; encoded by the coding sequence ATGACTATGTCGTTCGCTTTTTCGACGGCCGAATCGGTGTCGGTCGTCGGCCTCGAGGCTGCAGGCACGACGCCAGCGCTCCTCTCGTCGGTTGGGATGACGGACGCACTGGCGTGGGTTGCGATCGGCGCGTTTTTCCTCGCCCTGGGCCTCGAGTGGCAAGGTGCACGGGAGCCGGCGCGCTATCTGGGGACCGGTGCGTGGCTCACCTTCGGATTGTTCTGGCTCACGATGGTGCCGTACTACTACGCTGATGCGCAGAGTCCGTTGCAGACCGTTCTCGCGGTCGTCGCGCTGCCGTTGTGTGCCTACACCGGCTATCTGCTCTGGAACGGGCGACGCTCGCTGTTCCTCCTGACGAAAGCGATTGCCCTGATGGGACTCATCTATCTGCCGGCGGAGACGATTCCGTTCGTTCGCCAGTGGCTGATCGAGACAACGGCAGCCCAGACGCACGTCGCGATGGAACTGCTCGGTCACAGTCCGGGCATCAACGAGGGAACGAACGGCTACGAGAGTCGCTTCGACTTCGATCCCGACAAGACGGTGACCGGCCGGACGACGTACATCGTCCTCGCGTGTACGGGCCTCGGTAGCATGGCGATCTTCGGCGGTCTCATCGCCGCCGTGAACGCCCCGTTCAAACGAAAAGCCGCGGCGTTCTCGCTGTCCATCGTCGTCATCTGGTTCCTCAACCTCGTTCGCAACGTCTTCATCGGACTCGCCTCGCCGTGGGGCTGGTTCCAACAAGAATGGCTCGTCTCGTTCATGACGACGTACATGGGCGCACAGCCCGATCGCGTCTCGTATCTGGTCGCCCACAACTACATCTCGCAGGTGCTCGCGGTCGTCGCCCTCGTCGGGATCACGTACGTCCTCGTCAAGATTCTCCCCGAGATCCTCGCACCACTCGAGGAAGTCCTCTTCGTCCTCACGGGCACCGAGTACGACCTCTTCGAGGCACTCGGCAAACCCGATGCCCGTCCAGATCACCGCTACTCGTCACAGTGA
- a CDS encoding DUF7839 domain-containing protein — protein MVDVLDNKRAATRFRILVQIAERQPAVSQGEIAEEVGVTSQAVSEYIRELVDDDLVEKEGRSRYRVTPEGVDWLFRAADDVRRFADHVTGDVLGAMSEAAYIATDDIEEGETVTLSVQNGLLHASPSDDGPATGVATTDADAGTDVGVTSFEGVMDLSPGSVTVLQVPAVRSGGSDVVDSSVIADHCESSDLVVAAGVEAVVACRQVDADPTVAFAAAEVASEGAERGLQVTTVATTDEVGRVTDTLRDSDISYEVLEI, from the coding sequence ATGGTCGACGTCCTCGATAACAAACGGGCTGCAACGCGCTTTCGGATCCTCGTCCAGATCGCAGAGCGCCAGCCCGCCGTCAGTCAGGGTGAGATCGCCGAGGAGGTCGGCGTGACGAGTCAGGCAGTCAGCGAGTACATTCGCGAACTCGTCGACGACGACCTCGTCGAGAAAGAGGGACGCTCGCGCTATCGCGTCACTCCGGAGGGGGTCGACTGGCTGTTTCGGGCCGCAGACGACGTCCGTCGATTCGCAGATCACGTTACGGGCGACGTCCTCGGCGCGATGAGCGAGGCGGCGTACATCGCCACCGATGATATCGAGGAAGGCGAAACCGTCACCCTCTCGGTGCAAAACGGATTGTTACACGCGAGTCCCAGCGACGACGGGCCGGCGACTGGCGTGGCGACCACTGACGCCGACGCGGGAACGGACGTCGGTGTCACGAGTTTCGAAGGCGTCATGGATCTCTCACCCGGGTCAGTGACCGTTTTGCAGGTCCCTGCGGTCAGATCTGGGGGAAGTGACGTCGTCGACTCGTCGGTCATCGCCGACCACTGTGAGTCGTCCGACCTCGTCGTCGCTGCCGGTGTCGAAGCCGTCGTCGCCTGTCGACAGGTCGACGCCGACCCGACGGTCGCCTTCGCCGCCGCCGAAGTCGCCTCGGAAGGTGCCGAACGCGGCCTCCAGGTGACGACAGTCGCGACGACCGACGAAGTCGGGCGGGTTACCGACACGCTTCGAGATTCCGATATTTCCTACGAAGTACTCGAGATCTAA
- a CDS encoding metallophosphoesterase, whose product MTTTPSLSLSDRALFVPAADTLVIADVHLGRAADSSVDAPINDGEVVRDALTSLLARTEPTTVVIAGDLLHSFQTIPRGVERDLAALEEAINDSGASLVVTPGNHDSMLESVFDGETASEYRLADDETVVCHGHERPETEAARYVVGHDHPALSVEGRKLPCFLYGQNVYNGADVMMVPAFTPLAAGATVNGMYARDFQSPLISNANRFHPAVWDDSSDEPLWFPPLGECRRLL is encoded by the coding sequence GTGACCACGACTCCCTCCCTCTCGCTTTCCGACCGCGCGCTTTTCGTTCCCGCAGCCGACACGCTCGTGATCGCCGACGTACACCTCGGTCGGGCCGCCGACTCGAGCGTCGACGCGCCCATCAACGACGGCGAGGTCGTCCGCGACGCACTCACATCCCTCCTCGCCCGCACAGAACCCACGACGGTCGTCATCGCCGGTGACCTCCTCCACTCCTTTCAGACGATTCCACGGGGCGTCGAGCGGGATCTGGCTGCCCTCGAGGAAGCCATCAACGATTCCGGGGCCTCCCTCGTCGTGACACCGGGGAATCACGATTCGATGCTCGAGTCGGTCTTCGACGGCGAGACCGCGAGCGAGTATCGACTCGCGGACGACGAGACGGTCGTCTGTCACGGCCACGAACGACCGGAGACGGAAGCCGCGCGATACGTCGTCGGCCACGACCATCCGGCGTTGTCGGTCGAGGGTCGCAAACTGCCCTGTTTCCTCTACGGTCAGAACGTCTACAACGGTGCCGACGTAATGATGGTGCCCGCGTTCACTCCCCTCGCGGCCGGCGCGACGGTCAACGGAATGTACGCGCGTGACTTTCAGTCGCCACTGATTTCCAACGCGAATCGGTTTCATCCCGCCGTCTGGGACGACTCGAGCGACGAACCGCTGTGGTTCCCGCCACTCGGTGAGTGTCGACGATTGCTTTGA
- a CDS encoding transporter, translated as MVRVSTLVILAGIVLLFIPIPPIATVSGVIVILIGLALRFLTDL; from the coding sequence ATGGTCCGAGTCTCGACCCTCGTCATCCTCGCCGGTATCGTCTTGTTGTTCATCCCGATTCCGCCCATCGCGACGGTATCCGGCGTAATCGTCATCCTGATCGGCCTCGCACTCAGGTTTCTGACGGATCTCTGA
- a CDS encoding ABC transporter ATP-binding protein, translating into MSDPLLEIDDLHVYYGKAHALKGVSVSVERGEIYGVIGPNGAGKTTMLNAVAGFVDYEGTIRYDGSDLADERAQDIVQDGLIYCTEDRDLFPFFSVHENLLMGAQFRDDREAVEADLEMVYDLFPRLDERREQEAETMSGGEQQMLAIGRALMSDPEMLMLDEPTIGLAPVIIQDISEAIERLLDEGLTILLAEQNSTFALRHAERLSLIETGEIELEGTASEFHDNEYVREAYVGVH; encoded by the coding sequence ATGAGCGACCCACTACTCGAGATCGACGATCTACACGTCTACTACGGCAAAGCACACGCGCTCAAGGGCGTCTCGGTATCCGTCGAGCGCGGCGAGATCTACGGCGTCATCGGCCCGAACGGGGCCGGCAAGACGACCATGCTGAACGCCGTCGCCGGCTTCGTCGACTACGAGGGGACGATCCGCTACGACGGCAGTGATCTCGCCGACGAACGAGCCCAAGATATCGTCCAAGACGGGCTGATCTACTGTACCGAAGACCGGGACCTGTTCCCGTTCTTCTCGGTCCACGAAAACCTGCTCATGGGTGCCCAGTTCAGAGACGATCGCGAGGCCGTCGAAGCCGACCTCGAGATGGTCTACGACCTGTTCCCGCGCTTAGACGAGCGACGCGAGCAGGAGGCCGAAACGATGAGTGGCGGCGAGCAACAGATGCTCGCCATCGGTCGCGCGCTGATGAGCGACCCCGAGATGCTCATGCTCGACGAGCCCACGATCGGGCTCGCTCCGGTGATCATTCAGGACATCAGCGAGGCCATCGAGCGCCTGCTAGACGAGGGGCTGACCATCTTGCTGGCCGAACAGAACTCGACGTTCGCGTTACGCCACGCCGAACGGCTCTCGTTGATCGAAACCGGCGAAATCGAACTCGAGGGAACGGCCTCTGAGTTCCACGACAACGAGTACGTCCGCGAAGCGTACGTCGGCGTTCACTGA
- a CDS encoding NAD(P)/FAD-dependent oxidoreductase: protein MQSTPRILVAGGGLAGLVAARHLAGGGADVTLLECRDAVGGRVRTVERDGYRFDKGFQVLFPAYPAVKRELDLEALDLRRFTSGATIARPNRRSVLADPLDAPQTLPATLFNADITIGDRLRVARLWWDLRDLEPETFFDDLEGGDESIERCLRNRGFSDGFVERFVAPFYGGITLDRSLSTSRRVFEYTFRTLATGGAAVPAEGMEAIPNQLAKRVREVGGTIETDCEVTKVRNGPSEDSVRVTTDGGTDDWDAVVIATDPPTARELTGLVSIPTDARSCVTQYYALADDADLETGKRLLLNAVDDEGPNHVVPHSAVAPEYAPDGVTLLSATYLGQSEADDGELAKRTQTALESWYPEGAFEDLEDLHTERIEFAQFDQLPGVHETLPDARDPDGPVYLAGDYTRWSSIQGAMRSGRDAAQAVLEDCSQ, encoded by the coding sequence ATGCAGTCGACTCCACGGATACTCGTCGCGGGCGGTGGACTGGCCGGCCTCGTCGCGGCGCGTCACCTCGCGGGCGGCGGGGCCGACGTGACTCTCCTCGAGTGCCGCGACGCGGTCGGCGGCCGAGTTCGGACTGTCGAGCGAGACGGATACCGATTCGACAAGGGGTTCCAGGTGCTCTTCCCCGCGTATCCGGCCGTCAAACGGGAGCTGGATCTCGAGGCCCTCGATCTCCGTCGGTTTACCTCCGGAGCCACCATCGCCCGACCGAACCGTCGGTCCGTGCTCGCGGATCCCCTCGACGCGCCGCAAACGCTCCCGGCGACGCTGTTCAACGCCGATATCACAATCGGTGACCGACTCCGCGTCGCGCGGCTCTGGTGGGATCTTCGGGATCTCGAGCCAGAGACGTTCTTCGACGACCTCGAGGGAGGCGACGAGTCGATCGAACGATGCCTCCGCAACCGAGGGTTTTCCGACGGGTTCGTCGAGCGGTTCGTTGCGCCCTTTTACGGCGGGATCACGCTCGATCGCTCGCTATCGACCTCGAGACGGGTCTTCGAGTACACGTTCCGAACCCTCGCTACGGGTGGAGCTGCGGTGCCCGCAGAAGGAATGGAAGCGATCCCGAACCAACTCGCCAAGCGTGTTCGGGAGGTCGGCGGAACTATCGAAACCGATTGCGAGGTGACGAAGGTTCGAAACGGACCGAGCGAGGACTCCGTGCGGGTAACGACCGACGGCGGAACCGACGACTGGGACGCCGTCGTCATCGCGACCGACCCGCCCACGGCGCGTGAACTCACCGGCCTCGTGTCCATCCCCACCGACGCCCGGAGTTGTGTCACGCAGTACTACGCGCTGGCCGACGACGCCGACCTCGAGACGGGGAAACGACTCCTGTTGAACGCTGTGGACGACGAGGGACCGAATCACGTCGTCCCACACAGCGCGGTCGCGCCGGAGTACGCACCCGACGGGGTGACGTTGCTGAGTGCAACGTACCTCGGCCAGTCGGAAGCGGACGACGGCGAACTGGCCAAGCGAACGCAGACAGCCCTCGAGTCGTGGTACCCCGAAGGAGCGTTCGAGGATCTCGAGGATCTTCACACCGAACGTATCGAGTTCGCACAGTTCGATCAACTACCAGGCGTTCACGAGACGCTGCCAGACGCCCGCGATCCCGACGGGCCGGTCTATCTGGCCGGCGACTACACCCGCTGGTCGTCGATTCAGGGTGCGATGCGAAGCGGTCGGGACGCGGCTCAGGCTGTGCTCGAGGACTGCTCGCAGTGA
- a CDS encoding ABC transporter ATP-binding protein, whose product MTLLEIDGLTKRFGGLVAVDDFDMTVERGEIVGLIGPNGSGKSTVFNCLMGIYNVTDGQIHFDGEEITNDSTHEIVNRGLSRVSQESNPIDDMTVRENIKLFTLPNSILAFSGGASDEEIAEYAARVDIEDQLEEHPGSMPHAGVRRLEIAKALATEPEMLLLDEPFAGMNQQEITELAAKMEEFREEGITQVVVDHNMGGLMGLVDRIVVINNGDFLAAGTPEEIAGDDDVQEAYLAGEVTQ is encoded by the coding sequence ATGACGCTCCTCGAGATCGACGGACTCACCAAGCGATTCGGTGGGCTCGTCGCCGTCGACGACTTCGACATGACCGTCGAACGCGGCGAGATCGTCGGCTTGATCGGCCCGAACGGCTCGGGCAAGTCGACCGTCTTCAACTGCCTCATGGGGATCTACAACGTCACCGACGGACAGATCCACTTCGACGGCGAGGAGATCACGAACGACTCGACTCACGAAATCGTCAACCGCGGGCTCTCTCGAGTCTCCCAGGAGTCGAACCCGATCGATGACATGACCGTTCGTGAGAACATCAAGCTGTTCACGTTGCCGAACTCCATTCTGGCGTTCTCCGGCGGCGCGAGCGACGAGGAGATCGCCGAGTACGCCGCGCGCGTGGATATCGAAGACCAACTCGAGGAGCACCCAGGATCGATGCCCCACGCGGGCGTTCGTCGCTTAGAAATCGCGAAAGCGTTGGCGACGGAGCCGGAGATGTTGCTCCTCGACGAACCGTTCGCGGGGATGAACCAACAGGAGATCACCGAACTCGCGGCGAAGATGGAGGAGTTCCGCGAGGAAGGAATCACGCAGGTCGTCGTCGACCACAACATGGGCGGCCTGATGGGACTGGTCGACCGAATCGTCGTCATCAACAACGGCGACTTCCTCGCGGCGGGGACCCCAGAGGAGATCGCCGGCGACGACGACGTCCAGGAAGCGTACCTCGCTGGCGAGGTGACACAATGA
- a CDS encoding GMC family oxidoreductase, producing the protein MAEELDPVDVVTVGVGWTGGIIAKELAQADYDVVGLERGGERSTEDWLTVHDELGYAMRYKLMQDLSRETITFRHEPEDTALPMRRYGAFLPGTGVGGAGVHWNGVTWRFLPYDFEIESETIEEYGEEAIPDEMQLQDWGITYEELEPYFDEFEYTAGISGVAGNIDGEIQDNGNPYEGPRSRDYPLPPMMQSPPLEVFAEGADAAGYEPFMQPSANLSETYENPDGINLGQCEYCGYCERFGCEWGAKSDPTVTVLPAAEDTGNFELRTHSNVVELLYDEDEEEVTGVKYVDSRTNTVYEQPADVVALTAYVLNNVRLLLLSGIGEPYDPETGEGTVGKNYCYQNMGGSATGFFEDEEWNLYMGAGALGAAFDDINGDNFDHEDEEFLHGGSVSISQTGERPIANNPVPEDTPSWGSEFKEESLEYNHSSLSISCQGAVLPYQDNYLDLDPNYTDDYGLPLIRMTFNWHDQDYALAEYASDVCEEVMEEMGADQVDASGGLEGDFDIIPYQTTHNTGGAIMGADPDESVVNNYLQCWDAHNLFVPGASAFAHNSGYNPTGTVGALAFRAAEGIEEYLEEPEVLADPET; encoded by the coding sequence ATGGCAGAAGAACTCGACCCCGTCGACGTCGTCACCGTCGGCGTGGGCTGGACTGGCGGTATCATCGCGAAAGAACTGGCACAGGCAGACTACGACGTCGTTGGCCTCGAGCGCGGGGGGGAACGATCCACCGAGGACTGGCTCACCGTCCACGACGAACTGGGCTACGCGATGCGGTATAAACTGATGCAAGACCTCTCCCGGGAGACGATCACCTTCCGACACGAGCCAGAAGACACGGCGCTCCCGATGCGTCGCTACGGGGCGTTTCTTCCCGGAACCGGCGTCGGCGGCGCTGGCGTTCACTGGAACGGCGTCACTTGGCGATTCCTCCCCTACGACTTCGAAATCGAATCCGAGACGATTGAGGAGTACGGCGAGGAGGCGATTCCCGACGAAATGCAGCTTCAGGACTGGGGAATTACCTACGAGGAACTCGAGCCCTACTTCGACGAGTTCGAGTATACGGCCGGGATTTCGGGCGTCGCCGGCAACATCGACGGCGAGATTCAGGACAACGGAAATCCCTACGAAGGGCCCCGGTCACGGGATTACCCGTTGCCGCCGATGATGCAGTCGCCGCCCCTCGAGGTGTTCGCGGAAGGGGCCGACGCGGCCGGCTACGAGCCGTTCATGCAGCCCTCGGCGAACCTCTCGGAGACGTACGAAAATCCCGACGGCATCAACCTCGGGCAGTGTGAGTACTGTGGCTACTGCGAGCGATTCGGCTGTGAGTGGGGGGCGAAGTCCGATCCCACCGTGACCGTTCTTCCGGCCGCCGAGGACACGGGGAACTTCGAACTGCGGACGCACTCGAACGTCGTCGAACTACTCTACGACGAGGACGAGGAGGAGGTCACTGGCGTGAAGTACGTCGACTCGCGGACGAACACCGTCTACGAGCAACCCGCCGACGTCGTCGCCCTCACCGCGTACGTGCTCAACAACGTGCGCCTGCTCCTCTTGTCGGGTATCGGAGAGCCCTACGACCCCGAAACGGGCGAGGGAACCGTCGGGAAGAACTACTGTTACCAGAACATGGGTGGCAGCGCCACGGGCTTCTTCGAGGACGAAGAGTGGAACCTCTACATGGGCGCGGGTGCGCTCGGGGCCGCGTTCGACGATATCAACGGCGACAACTTCGACCACGAGGACGAAGAGTTCCTCCACGGCGGCTCCGTCTCGATCAGCCAGACCGGCGAGCGACCGATCGCGAACAATCCGGTCCCCGAAGACACGCCGTCGTGGGGATCGGAGTTCAAAGAAGAGAGCCTCGAGTACAACCACAGTTCGCTGTCGATCTCCTGTCAGGGTGCCGTCTTGCCCTATCAGGACAACTACCTCGACCTCGATCCAAACTACACTGACGACTACGGGTTGCCCTTGATCCGGATGACGTTCAACTGGCACGATCAGGACTACGCGCTCGCGGAGTACGCCAGCGACGTCTGCGAGGAGGTCATGGAGGAGATGGGTGCCGACCAGGTCGACGCCAGCGGCGGCCTCGAAGGCGACTTCGACATCATCCCCTATCAGACGACTCACAACACCGGCGGCGCGATCATGGGTGCCGACCCCGACGAATCGGTCGTCAACAACTACCTCCAGTGTTGGGACGCACACAACCTCTTCGTGCCCGGCGCGTCGGCGTTCGCCCACAACAGCGGCTACAACCCGACCGGAACCGTCGGTGCGCTAGCCTTCCGCGCGGCGGAGGGAATCGAGGAGTACCTCGAGGAACCGGAGGTGCTGGCCGATCCGGAGACGTAG
- a CDS encoding acyl-CoA thioesterase: MGTTDDADVTAEPDFQPVFENRVRFAETDKQGIVFYGEYFTFQDETVSEFFRQIEYSYEQMEADNWQVHVVNTELNYRAAAEFGDRLVNEIRIVEMGTSSFTFDYRVKRLEDEKLLADGSVTQVAVDLETERPITVPDEFREAVASFQGGLGGDA; encoded by the coding sequence ATGGGTACGACTGACGATGCGGACGTAACCGCTGAACCCGACTTCCAGCCAGTGTTCGAGAATCGCGTGCGATTCGCCGAAACCGACAAGCAGGGAATCGTCTTCTACGGCGAGTACTTCACCTTTCAGGACGAGACCGTCTCCGAGTTCTTCCGCCAGATCGAGTACAGCTACGAGCAGATGGAAGCCGACAACTGGCAGGTCCACGTCGTCAACACCGAACTGAACTACCGCGCCGCGGCCGAGTTCGGCGACCGACTCGTCAACGAAATCCGAATCGTCGAGATGGGAACCTCGAGTTTCACGTTCGACTACCGCGTGAAACGCCTCGAGGACGAGAAACTCCTCGCGGATGGCAGCGTCACGCAGGTCGCCGTCGACCTCGAGACCGAGCGCCCAATCACCGTTCCAGACGAGTTTCGCGAAGCGGTCGCCTCGTTTCAGGGCGGTCTCGGGGGCGACGCCTAA